Proteins encoded by one window of Serratia nevei:
- the truC gene encoding tRNA pseudouridine(65) synthase TruC, protein MIEILYQDEHLVAVNKPSGWLVHRSWLDRHETRFMMQTVRDQLGQHVFTVHRLDRPTSGVLLMALSSEVARLLSQQFEQHQVQKTYHAVVRGYVQEGATLDYPLTAELDKIADKHADADKGPQPAVTHYRPLAQVEMPVAVGRYDSARYSLVELQPETGRKHQLRRHMAHLRHPIIGDSKHGDLRQNRGMAQHFGCPRLMLHASHLQLTHPVTGEPLQVTARWDEDWQGVMAQFGWAGVFPELAGVEFSAANGQDS, encoded by the coding sequence GTGATTGAGATTTTGTATCAGGATGAACACCTGGTGGCGGTGAACAAGCCGTCGGGCTGGTTGGTCCACCGCAGTTGGCTGGACCGTCATGAAACTCGCTTTATGATGCAGACGGTGCGCGATCAGCTCGGGCAGCACGTCTTTACCGTGCACCGTCTCGATCGCCCGACTTCCGGCGTGCTGCTGATGGCGCTCTCCAGCGAGGTGGCGCGCCTGCTGTCGCAGCAGTTCGAGCAGCATCAGGTGCAGAAAACCTACCATGCGGTGGTGCGCGGCTACGTGCAGGAGGGGGCGACCCTCGACTACCCGCTGACGGCGGAGCTGGACAAAATCGCCGATAAACATGCCGATGCCGATAAGGGACCGCAGCCGGCGGTGACGCACTACCGGCCGCTGGCGCAGGTAGAGATGCCGGTGGCCGTCGGCCGCTACGACAGCGCGCGCTACAGCCTGGTGGAGCTGCAGCCGGAAACCGGCCGCAAGCACCAGCTGCGGCGCCACATGGCGCATCTTCGCCATCCGATCATCGGCGACAGCAAGCACGGCGATCTGCGGCAGAACCGCGGTATGGCGCAGCATTTCGGCTGCCCGCGCCTGATGCTGCACGCCAGCCATCTGCAGCTGACGCACCCGGTGACCGGCGAACCGCTGCAGGTGACGGCGCGCTGGGACGAAGACTGGCAAGGGGTGATGGCGCAGTTCGGCTGGGCGGGGGTATTCCCTGAACTTGCCGGGGTTGAGTTTAGCGCGGCTAACGGTCAGGATAGCTGA
- a CDS encoding DUF3461 family protein gives MYDNLKSLGINQPEDVDRYSLRQEANNDILKIYFRKDKGEFFAKSVKFKYPRQRKTVVADNAGQGYKEIHEINPNLRYVIDELDQLCQRDQVEVDLKRKILDDLRHLEGVVSHKIAEIEADLEKLTRGK, from the coding sequence ATGTACGATAACTTGAAGAGTTTGGGCATCAATCAACCGGAAGACGTCGATCGCTATAGCCTGCGTCAAGAGGCCAACAACGACATCCTCAAGATCTATTTCCGCAAGGACAAGGGCGAGTTCTTCGCCAAGAGCGTGAAGTTCAAGTACCCGCGCCAGCGTAAAACCGTGGTGGCGGACAACGCCGGCCAGGGCTACAAGGAAATTCACGAGATCAACCCGAACCTGCGCTACGTGATCGACGAACTGGATCAGCTGTGCCAGCGCGATCAGGTAGAAGTGGATCTGAAGCGTAAAATTCTCGACGACCTGCGCCATCTCGAAGGCGTGGTGTCGCACAAGATTGCCGAGATCGAAGCCGATCTGGAAAAACTCACCCGCGGCAAATAA
- the dapD gene encoding 2,3,4,5-tetrahydropyridine-2,6-dicarboxylate N-succinyltransferase encodes MQQLQNVIESAFERRADITPANVDTVTREAVNQVIGLLDSGALRVAEKIDGQWVTHQWLKKAVLLSFRINDNKVMDGAETRYYDKVPMKFADYDEARFQKEGFRVVPPATVRQGAFIARNTVLMPSYVNIGAYVDEGTMVDTWATVGSCAQIGKNVHLSGGVGIGGVLEPLQANPTIIEDNCFIGARSEVVEGVIVEEGSVISMGVYLGQSTRIYDRETGEIHYGRVPAGSVVVSGNLPSKDGSYSLYCAVIVKKVDAKTRGKVGINELLRTID; translated from the coding sequence ATGCAGCAATTACAGAACGTTATTGAAAGCGCCTTCGAGCGCCGTGCGGACATCACCCCGGCGAACGTAGACACCGTAACGCGCGAAGCGGTAAACCAGGTGATCGGCCTGTTGGACAGCGGCGCCCTGCGCGTCGCCGAGAAGATCGACGGTCAATGGGTCACCCATCAGTGGCTGAAGAAAGCCGTGCTGCTCTCTTTCCGCATCAACGACAACAAGGTGATGGACGGCGCGGAAACCCGCTACTACGACAAGGTGCCGATGAAGTTCGCCGACTACGACGAAGCGCGCTTCCAGAAGGAAGGTTTCCGCGTCGTGCCGCCGGCCACCGTGCGCCAGGGCGCGTTCATCGCGCGTAACACCGTGCTGATGCCGTCTTACGTTAACATCGGCGCCTACGTCGACGAAGGCACCATGGTCGACACCTGGGCCACCGTCGGTTCTTGCGCGCAGATCGGCAAAAACGTTCACCTGTCCGGCGGCGTCGGCATCGGTGGCGTACTGGAGCCGCTGCAGGCCAACCCGACCATCATCGAAGACAACTGCTTCATCGGCGCGCGCTCCGAAGTGGTGGAAGGCGTGATCGTGGAAGAAGGCTCGGTGATTTCGATGGGCGTATACCTTGGCCAGAGCACCCGTATCTATGACCGCGAGACCGGCGAAATCCATTACGGCCGCGTACCGGCGGGTTCGGTGGTGGTTTCCGGTAACCTGCCGTCGAAAGACGGTTCTTACAGCCTGTACTGCGCGGTGATCGTCAAGAAAGTCGACGCCAAAACACGCGGTAAAGTCGGCATTAATGAGTTATTGCGCACTATCGACTAA
- a CDS encoding flavodoxin, giving the protein MAQVGIFVGTVYGNSLLVAEEAQNILSEQGHEVKLFEEGTLEAWQFYRQHYALVITSTTGQGDLPDSIAPLFHAIRDQVGYQPELRYGLIALGDSSYDNFCGAGRAFDALLQEQGATRVSEVLEIDAMEQPEPEVAACPWVEQWGTLLQS; this is encoded by the coding sequence ATGGCTCAGGTTGGTATCTTCGTGGGAACGGTCTACGGCAATTCGCTGCTGGTGGCGGAAGAGGCGCAAAACATCCTCAGCGAGCAGGGCCATGAGGTCAAACTGTTCGAAGAGGGCACGCTGGAGGCCTGGCAGTTTTATCGTCAGCACTACGCGCTGGTGATCACCTCCACCACCGGGCAGGGCGATCTGCCGGACAGCATCGCGCCGCTGTTCCACGCCATTCGCGATCAGGTCGGCTACCAGCCGGAGCTGCGCTATGGGCTGATCGCCCTCGGCGACAGCAGCTATGACAACTTCTGCGGCGCCGGGCGCGCGTTCGACGCGCTGCTGCAAGAGCAGGGCGCCACCCGTGTGAGCGAAGTGCTGGAGATCGATGCGATGGAACAGCCGGAGCCGGAAGTGGCCGCCTGCCCGTGGGTCGAGCAGTGGGGCACGCTGCTGCAATCGTAA